The segment ttaaaaaaaaatcgaccaattttatttaaaaaataattaattaatattatgatataaaataagtatcacAGGATtgattattttttgatataaatactaatattatttattatagttttagtcaaacttaaaaatattGGTTCTAGAAAACGAGACGTGCACCGGAGAGTATATACACATAGAAAAGTCATAATTACCATTGAGCTGTCGTTGAACAGACACAGTAAGCAGCACTAGACCGTAGGAACGTTAAGTGGTGTTTTAAACGATTTTTGGAATGTTTCTTGTCGAGTTATCATAGAGCAATAAAAAGAGCAGGCAGAACAAGTATTTGGTTCGAGAACTTTATGGATACAAAACTTGACATACCATTTGCAAGTTGATATCTATAAACAGTGAACCGTCCTTTAGAGAATTTTATTAGATATCTTATGCAATCTTCTTTACTTAAAAGTAGCATTTTAGGATACGAAGATGTTGTTGCAAATCTTCTATCTTGTCTAGTCCTGCTCGCTTGAACTTATTAGGCTGGCTTATCAGCCATGGAACAATGTTTTTTCTATAACAACAAATCAACTTTAACTGGCTTATTAGCCGCAGAAACCATTAGGTTTTAAGAGATTTTCTAAAAGAAGCATCATTCCTGTTAATAAAGGATATAACCCCACTCTACCATATCCTTATAGAAATATAGAAGATATGTTTTAAGTGATCTGTTACATTAGACATTATTACTCCCTTTATATTCTAAATTGATTTCAAGTACTATCTTAAAATAATTCATAAGAAATGAAATATAAAAGGTCTAGTGAAGATGCTTTTAGCATATGGCTTTAGGTCTTGGGTATAAAAGAGCTAAGAACTAAAATCACGAGTACGAAACTTGACATATGACTTGGGTACAAAATTACCCTCAAACTCTCGTTGAGTAGATACAATAAGTAGTATTCGATTCCAAATTATATGACGCTTTAGTAGGAATTTAAGCAGCACTTAAGCAATTGTTCAATGAATCTGTTTTTTGAAGTCACAAGGACGAATAGTATTCACCTGAGTTATCTtgcactgatttttttttttgaacgaaATCTTGCACTGATATTACATGGTTAGGTCGTGAACCTAGAGATATTAAGCAAGGAAGGTGAAAAAAAACTTTCACACAAAGAAGAAGAAATTAACAATCACAAGCAACATACacgaagaggaacaacaatgctACAACAATACCATGTTCTGATGACCTCCACTCCACACATGACTGTTAGGCACTGAGGCAACTTTAGGTGAGTAAGAGCACATTCGTCGTCCCCCAATTCCAAATTCTATTCCTGTCTTCTCTTTTTAAGTAACATGAATTGAATGTAAATTCCTATGCAAATTATGGAATTTCTTCGTTCCGAAGACttatgttcgcttgagcttgttCCTACACATGTTCGTTTGAGTTTATGGTAgtttttttctctcataacaaattaaCGAATAGTAATATCTTTCATAACTtattgttgtaaaaaaaaacccTCCACGTCGTATTTAGACCTATGTTGACGTGGTGAACGTCTTCAAAACAGTTGAATGATATGGCCGAAAATACCTCGGTTGGAGTAGTTGGAAGGACCAAAGTTGATCAGTGTTCTAGTTCAGATGCCAAAATCAGCCACTCGTGATAGTTCAAGGGCTACAAGTAGATTTTAGCCGTCAATTATGAGCCATAAGatgtaagagcaactccaacccacctcctaaatAAGTCCGAAACTTGATTAAAAAAATCAACTTAGGCTCCCATTTTTCATGCCCTCCTAAATTATAGTTTCAACCCCTCACATCTAGAACCCCCTATcctacttgtttaggaggtgggttaGAGTTGGATCTTAATTTGAGCTCCTACTTTTTTTATCATAGtatgtaaataaaaatttaaaggcttaatttagggacttgggttggagttgctcggcagccaaaaataataaagttcgagccatggccgacggcatcCAGAGCAGCAATAAAGCTTTAACATCGGCATGAGAAGGACAGTCTCACAAGAGCAGAGTAAGCTTTCAGTTTCAGTTTCAGGCTTTCAGCACACAAATTTACAAGGGAACGCTGCTGCTCGAAGCAGTGCATCCGTGTCGTGACAGAACGAGATGAAGCTCAAAGACTTGCTGTGACTGGAAACGGTGGCAGCTTTGCTCAAAGACTTGCTGGGCACATCCTTCGTTCTCGAGATCACTGCAGCTAGCCAGTTACGAACGGTGGCAGGAGTGAACTACTTGCTGCCGTGCTTTGCGCGAAGCTCAGCAACATTGGCCTTGATGGTGGACTTGGCCAGCGTCGTGGGTTTCAGGACGCTCTTGGGGTTCAAGGCCTGCCGGATCTTGAACACGGCCCACGCCGTCCCGATGGCATGGCCGGCGGCGTCCAGCCCTTCGTTTGTTGCGGCAGCAGCTTTGTCTCCGTACCTGCAAGAGAACAAATTCAGTGCAAGGGATGTTAGTTTACTCGCGTTCATCAAAGACTCGGTGAGAAGTCTGATGTGATGCAGGATATGGGATCTTTTTCCGGTGGAGAATTGAGAACGTCACATACTTGTGAGATACTAGCCCAGTCGTCACAGTTGATGATGTGGACAAAACATTCTTTCCAGCCACCTCCACGGCGTCGCAAATCTTTCCTGTTTGACGACAACAAGAAACCAAAGAAGAGATGTCAGCAAAAGTTGAAAAGCTTGGCCGACACAATGCCAACAACTTAGCATAAAAAGGAAACAGTAAGTATGTATAACAATGAAAATTCCTAATGACATCAAATAGGGGCTACATATCTAGCAGACATTTTTGTACTGCAACTGCAAACTTGCAACCTAACTAATTTGTTCATCCATGGGGCACAAAGATCTGGTGGAACCAACAACCTTCCTGAATTTGAACTTATCGACCATCCTATCAGAAACCATGGCGGCAGGCAGAATACAGAGCATTCAGGGTGACAACTAGCCAAGTTCCAGAGCAATAGCCAAAAGTTGCTAATGTCCAGAAATCTTTAATGACTTGACTAGATCATCACCAATGTGTGGCTGTACTGAAACTAACACCAACTCTTCATTACCCACTATATGAGAGGCTAATCGGTATCACCAAAATGAATCAGCACATCCGCAGCAATGGTTCACATTACTTTGCAGAACTAAAGCACATGGCTACTCTGTGTCATGTGGGGAAGAAATGGTGAAAATAACAAAAACAAGAACTTGCACCTCCACCTGAGTACTGAAATTAAGTTTCCTCAGAAGTCACAACTACAAAAGTTATCTTCTcaaaaaaacaacaacaacaacaacaatcagAGCTATTGAGGACACTATAAAGGGCACCCAAAGCATTTCTATTTACAAACAAACTAGTAGAACAAACACAGACATCAAGAGAGATAAGTGGAAAACAAGGATTTCGGTCCAGATATGAGAAAAATGCAATCTAGGGTCTTACTCTAGACATAGTAGGCAATGCATAGACCCAAACAGCACATATTGTTGACTTATGCAAGGTGGGGGGCACTTTTGAGTTAATAATATAACATCCCACTAGATAAACTCATTAATGCCACATAATAACAACACATACCAAATCCATCAAGTGAAGCAAGAACAATCTCTCCAGGCAACATGTTGAAGAACTTCTTGCCAGCTTTCGAGTTCGCCAGCGAGCTTGTGAAATAACCAGTAACCTTCACAACTCCAGACAAAATTCCAGTTGCCACTTTCTCAGATATTTGGCTCACCCTCTTAGCCCTGTCAACAATTGTATAAACATGAATCTTGTTAAGCAACTCAAATATTTGTCTGAGATCATATATCTCAGAAAGGTAATTTACACAGAATTgtttaaataataaaaaaaacttgCATAGTGTTGTACAAATTGTAAAGACAGTATATCCAGAAATGAGATAATACAGTCAGCCAAACCATTCATAAATTCAATATCCAGAGCAGAAACAATGAGATGGTATTGACAACAGAAATGTTCATAGAAAAGGTTTAAGGTTCAAATGCTACACTAGACATATACTATGAGACATCTCACATATATCATGCTAGCAGCCTAGCATAGACATttcaaaacaaatatgatattgttgatatccgtccgtatccgatccgttttcatccctagttaACACCAACGTTGGAGTATACTACTCACCCAAGCAATCACAAGTTTAGAAAACAATGCCTGAATGAACAGTCTCATTATAAGTTACAATTACATATTATGGGCATCAGTTTAATCCAGTTTAGTCCATTTCTGTAATTTTTCCCAAAATGCATACTCCTGTCAATTTTATTGGGCATCACTACAAAAATGTTTTAGAGTTGGGAGCCTCTTCTAGATGGCAAAAATAAAGAATCAGGGCACAACTAGAAGGAATACATCATATCCAAATGCTGTGCGAAGCAAACATTACTACATTGAATCCTTAACAATATGTATTTCATAATTATTAAGGACAAAAAAACATTTTATATTTTGTAAAAAGAAAATACCTTTTGATTCGCCTGAGCATCTCAGGGCTGACCTCGGCGTTGGCGTCGCCGGGCTGCATCCTCTTCTTGAGGACCTCATTCCCCCAACGGAGCCTCTCCACGGTCACCTCCCCGCACCACAGTATCCCCTTGGCCAGGTGCTCAGCGCCGGTGGCGATGGTCCTGGCCACCGCGCCGCCGTACGCCTCCACATTGGGCGCGACGGCCGTCCAGTACGCGGCGGCCTCGACCTCGTCGCGCACCCTGCCCTCCAGCTCCTTGGTTCCCACCACGGCGTGGACGGAGAAGCTGGTGTAGGCGGCGAGGATGCCGTCGAGGCGCGCGTCGGGGTGGGCCAGCGTGAGCCCATAGTGGAGCGGGTCCGGGCTGGGGTCGTCGGCAGAGGCCGGCACGGTGAGGGAGAAGGCGTAGTGGCAAGGGTCGAGCTTGACGGCGGCCACGTCGCGCGCGAGCGGCCACTGGACCGGTTCGAGCAGCGCGATGGCGGCGAGGGAGGTGTCGCCGGACCGGATGCGGAGGAGGGAGAGGTCTCCGGCGGCCAGCGGGTGACTGCGGCTGCGGTCGATGAGGTGGAGCTGCGCGCCGGGGACACGGAGGAGGACGTCctcggacggcggcggcgcgttgTCGTACTCCGAGGGCGAGGCCGGCGCCGTCGGCGACGAGGCTACGGGCCCTATCTCGACTGGCGCGAGATCGGCCATGGAGAGCGTCGGGTACAGCGGCGGGGCGGAGGGGGCGGGCCAAGGGTTAGCCTTCGACGAcgggggggaggaggaggagaaagaAGGGGAGCCGCGGAAGCGGGATGCCATGGGGATGGCGTCGGCGGGAAGGATTTATAGCTCGCCGGCGGAGGAAGGAAGGAAGAGCCGTGGGGAACGCGGCGACGGCGTGCCGGCGAGCGACGTGGCGCTTGTATAGGGCGCTCCGGCCGCGTACGTGGCGACGGGGAGGCGGGGTGGGGTCCACGCGCTTGACGACGGTGGGGCCCGGTTTCGCGGTTGGGGGTGGTTAGCTGGTTTTATTGGGTTGAGACTGACGGGCGCTCCCCTGTCCATGACCAGTGGGCTCGTCTCCGCTGTAGTTGGGTACCGACCTGGCTGTTGTCCCACCTGTCGGTGCGTGATGGTGGGTAAAAATTGGTGAGAGTTGAGAAGCGTGTGCGCGCGGCACGGGCACGCACGACCGCCCCACGTGGAGATCTCGTCGTCCAATCCAAGCGCAGTTGGACTGTTTCTCTCTGGCTGACGGGTGGGCCGACGATTGCAGTCGGCAGGTGAGTGACTCAGGTCGGCGATGGTCACGGCGGTCCGTTTATCCTTTTCCTCTTTGATGTTTTTTTTCTCTTACTAGTtgagtgcccgtgcgttgctacgggtagAACATATATAAAATCTTATAGCATCACAAATAATCAATACCAAAACACATAATTCAAACTGATAAATAGTGTTTCAAGATCATGATCTTCCAGCCTATTACCAAGAGCCCCACAGTCATCGCTAGAAAGAGGGACAACCACAATGTCTCGCAGCCTAACAAGTTGCCGAAGGATAATGAAATTTTGTCTGCATCTTTATCAGGCCACCCAAGTCATCGTGGATCGGTAACTAAGCTGAAGAAGTATGGCAACCATTTGAAGGAGCCATCCTGCTTCAGCTTCATGATCGACACCGGCCTAACCAAGTGGCAGCGGCCAAGGAGGAGAGGGGGTAGCAAGATGCCAGGATCACTACGGCTAGGACACCAGTGTCAGAGATCGATCCTTACAAGAACCCTACTAACCAAGCTGAGCACTATAGGATGTGGACTTTGCGGCCTCTGAACCACCACCAGAAGCTGGCACTCTAGCTCAGCTCAACGCCCTGTATCATGCATGTACGTTTGTGTCTATCTCCTTCAATTCATATGCATTGCAAATATTTGTTCAGTTTCGGTCAGGGATTTCTTGTGTGTCCATTTCGACTAATGCAATAGTTGAATGCCATAACTGTATAATCACGGAGAGGGAGGGGATTATGCAACATGCATGGTTTGCCCTTACTCAAATAAGCAGACTGTACAATTTCTTATTCAGTTACATTCAACCCATTATGTAATATGAATTACATTCAACTATCAGATAAAATGATCTTAAATAAAAAATCGAATGCTGATAGTAAACACTTGAGCCTAAAGAAAGCACAATTCTAATATTCAAACCTGGTATGTCGTAGTCCTCGTGCGCCATGTTTTTTCCTTCTTGcacacaaaagaaaaaaatgtaaTGAGATTTAGTGCTGGAATTAGGCAGCAAGAAAGAGTGCAACTGTACAGAGAATTTATATGCCTACCTACTCTAAGGTCTTCAATTTGGTTTAGTTCGCCAAATAGTGTAACATTTATTTGAGATTTTTCTATGACACGCAGAATTGAATAGGTTTTATGATATTGCTGAAGTAAGTTGAGCTCCTTGTTGATGGGGATGGCAACAGCAATTGACAATTTGGTATTTTCATTGAGGGTGGACTGTGATTTCTTTCTTTGATAATTGATATGCTTCACAATATCTAATTCAAAACCTTCCAGATATCTAATTCTCTATTAGGTCAAACCCCTAGCTAAATCTGCTAGGCCCTCCTAGAGTCTTTTTGTCCcctcttttcttctctctttgtttctaaACTTTTCTTACCTTCCATTAGTAATGTACATTATGtacaatatatataataataccaCAATAGTGGAAGCAACTACTGTATGTGTTTTCTGTTTCTACAATAATTAGAGCAATGAGAAGAGCactaagagagtaacatttaactGATTCTCATCTGCCTTGAATTGTAAGTTATATTAAACAAATATTTTTGGTCACTCTCCTCACCAATCGATGATGACGACCTTGCAGTCTTAGACCTGGCGTCCTCCCCGAACTCCTTGAAGTTGTTGATGGTGCCAGGGCATCAAGCAACAACACCCTGTTGCAACCAGCaagaaaataaacaaagaaCATTCAGTAATGAATTTCTAATAATAGAGTTTTCCCACGTAATGACCAACTTCAACTTATATTTTGCAAAGAAACATCAAGatccaaaaataataataagaagAATACACAATTCAAAGATGCCCATAGGCCTACAAAAAATGTAGCCTGGCAATCTCAGAATTTTAGTTTTATATCATCTGACACTGATAGAATAACAAAGGAAAAATAAATTATCACACCTTGCTCCTGCAGAGGTTCTTAGGGTAGAAACGACGTGTCCATTCCTCTGATTTCATAGGTAGCCAACATCATTGGCAAGATACACATCCATGTCTGTGCTAGCAGCATGACTGTCAAAGATGACATAGTAGAAATATTCAAAAGAGTGAAATTTATGCAACACATATCATATATTATATAGATAAATGTGTCAAACAAGGCATACAATTCAGAGGAAGGATTTCAAGAACAggactaagcaaaagaggtggaAGCATACCTTAGCCTTCAAGAAAGAGACCAGTAAAGAAGTAAAAAAGGAATAACAGTTTCTGCATGTGCAAATTGGAGCCTTGTCTTTTCATACATACCATCAGGGCAGTTTTCTACAATACCAATAATCTTTAGAGCCTTGTCTTTCATCCTGTATTTAGAAACATTAAAAAGTTATTTGCATCAAACTCTAGAGCCTTGTCTTTTCATCCTGCATTTACAAACATTGAAAAGTTATTTACATCTAGCTCTGGAGCCTAGCAGGTAGGGTATCTTCAGAAACATATGGCAGAAAACTTTGGCTCCCTTTCCATGTTTCACTCTTACCTGCTTACAAAGAAACCAGAGAGAAGAAATATACTTAGTTGTAAATTTGAGGTGATAACGACTCGTAAATTCAGTTGTGACATCTGTAGAAGAGGTTCCGTTTGCTTCTTTAGATCAGGCTCCTTCCTTTTCATGTATGCTTGGAAATTGTTCCAAAGTTAATGTTCTTTACACAGATAcaataaataaaaagagaaaCACATATTCATTTATGCATGGCCCTTCTAAACAGGAAAATAATTTTTCAATATGTATGTATCCCTGCATAGTAATCAAGATCCAGACAGCTTAAGGAAGGAGTTACAGACACAAAAATCAAAAGTTGCTGAACGAAACTGAATTGAACTTTCTCAAACTTGTGAATTTGCTGCAAGAAAGATGATCTTTCAGAATTTGTACCCCTTAAAGCACAGTGAGTTTATAAAAGACATCTTGAGGCTAGCAATTTTTTCATGTCGCAAGTGAATTTCAATTCAGTACATTTCCAACAAAATTGTATCCCTCAAAGGCTCACATAACTTCGAGATTACCAAGCTAAACAGGCTCAGACCAATAAGAAATTGCAGGTTTAATGTAGTGATTGCTATTGcctaatagtagtagtagtgctaAAAacaaagctttttatgcaaggAGATATGTTCAGCTATCTGCATTGTTGGATCCACTGTCACAAGCCATCGTGTTGTCCACTTCAATAAGAAATTTATGCAGGTTCAGGTCAATACAAAATGCAGGTGCTGAAACAATACTATGTATCTAGGATTCAGAAGTGCATGAGTCAGAGAAAATTAGGAGCACCTAACAAGCAGTAACAAATCACTACCAAATTAAAACTCTTGCATCCTATCCCACATGAGAACCAAGTAACAAAGCATAGACTTTCTGAACAAAAGAAATAGAGAGACAGGTAAGAGGAGGGGAGCAAGGGACGGACATGGACCAGTTCCAGAGGCCGGCGTAGGGGTCGCAGGCGTCGCGTCGCGtgcggcttggcgtggtcgtCCGGCGGCGGGTGGGACGAGCTTGGAGCTGGGCGTCGTAGAAGCCGGGTTCCGCGGCGGCCTAGTCCTCCACCTACTGCGCACGAGTGCGGCTCGGTCGTCGCAGGCGTTGCGTCGTGTGCGGCATGGCGAGGTCATCCGGCGGTGGGCGAGACGAGCTTAGAGCTGGGCATCGTAGAAGCCGGGCTGCGTCGTGGGCAGATGACCGGGGCAGAGCCGTGCAACGCCGGAGTAGGGCTTTACGTTGCCGGATCTGCACGTCGCCGAGGCGAATCCGGAGCCGAGCTCGCTGGCCGGCATGGAGGTTGTCGCCGGAAGCCGACCTCGACACGAGCATGGCAGGGGGCTGCGGTTCCTTGTGTAGAGGGGAGGCGGCGTGGGAGGAATTGTTTTTGACTGCAGGTTGACCACGGGAGTCCGACTTTTTTTTTCCGGAGCGACGTAATCACGGAGGCAGGCCGAAAGGTATAGTATGAGGATATCATTtgagtctttttagttgtagagattatTGGCATTGTTtacttcaaaaaattttgcaaaatttttcagattcttcatcctattaaatctttagacgcatacatagaatactaaatatagataaaaataaaaactaattgcacaaattggtcggaattgacgagatgaatcttttgagcctagttggttcataattggacaatatttgttaaatacaaacgaaagtgctactattcctattttgcaaaaaattttggaactaaacaaggccttactattATCATAGAACACAATTCCCTTCCTTGATGATTAAGGAAGCAGCTTGGAGGTCAAGAGCAATGTTCCTTGCTCCATGGATTGGACTAGGGCAAGTAGGCAATTGGGCAAAGCGTAAGTGTCCTGCCTTGTGGAGAAGAGTCCTTACGTGTCTCTCCCAATACGCAATGGTACGTGAGTATctttgccatatttttttgTTACCTGGTGATATCGGTGATCAAACAGGTAACATGTTTATAAGTAAGAAAATTAGTAAATTCTACGCAGTCATTTATGCGTCGGACCATGGCACATtatcaaaaagaaaaacaaataaaaacaaatcaCAGTACGATTACTTTGAGTAGTCATT is part of the Sorghum bicolor cultivar BTx623 chromosome 10, Sorghum_bicolor_NCBIv3, whole genome shotgun sequence genome and harbors:
- the LOC8069198 gene encoding senescence/dehydration-associated protein At3g51250, which translates into the protein MASRFRGSPSFSSSSPPSSKANPWPAPSAPPLYPTLSMADLAPVEIGPVASSPTAPASPSEYDNAPPPSEDVLLRVPGAQLHLIDRSRSHPLAAGDLSLLRIRSGDTSLAAIALLEPVQWPLARDVAAVKLDPCHYAFSLTVPASADDPSPDPLHYGLTLAHPDARLDGILAAYTSFSVHAVVGTKELEGRVRDEVEAAAYWTAVAPNVEAYGGAVARTIATGAEHLAKGILWCGEVTVERLRWGNEVLKKRMQPGDANAEVSPEMLRRIKRAKRVSQISEKVATGILSGVVKVTGYFTSSLANSKAGKKFFNMLPGEIVLASLDGFGKICDAVEVAGKNVLSTSSTVTTGLVSHKYGDKAAAATNEGLDAAGHAIGTAWAVFKIRQALNPKSVLKPTTLAKSTIKANVAELRAKHGSK